GTGTGTCTGGTAGGGACCCAGGAAGGGTTAGGGGTGGAGCGAGGGGTGTGTCTGGTAGGGACCCAGGAAGGGTTAGGGGTGGAGCGAGGGGTGTGTCTGGTAGGGACCCAGTAAGGGTTAGGGGTGGAGCGAGGGGTGTGTCTGGTAGGGACCCAGGAAGGGTTCGGGGTGGAGCGAGGGTTGTGTCTGGTAGCGACCCAGGAAGGGTTAGGGGTGGAGCAATGGCTGTGTCTGGTAGGGACCCAGGAAGGGTTAAGGGTGGAGCGAGGGGTGAGTCTCGCATTGTTGGTGTTGTAGGCATTGTGGTCTTCTTTCTGCGAGAGAGCAGCAGGCTGCCctgagtgaaggaggaggagaaggaccgTTGTCGTGACGAGGCGCTGCGTATGACCGCTCTAAAGGACTCCCCAGAGTAGTAGTACAATAGAGGGTTAACCACACTATTGGCCGCCGCCAGACACAGCGTCACCACCAACACCCGCTGCAGTGTCACCGTAGCAACACAGCCCCACCTGCCCACCACCGCATGCAGGTGCAGTGAGCGAGCCACGTGATAAGGCAGAAAGCACAGCAGGAATGTGCAGATCACCATGGCGACCAGACGCAGAGACCGGCGCCGGCGACGACGTCTCCCCTGGTTACGTATCTTGTTCCTGTTCAGGCTACCAGTCAACCCTAATGCTGACGAGGCCGTAGCTGTCAGTCGGTGGATGATGCAGCCGTAGCAACCGAGGATGGTGATGAATGGGATCAGGAAGCCGAATGTCATGCCCACGTAGTTGAGAACGAAGATCATCTTCCAGGAGGCAGGGTTACGTGGCTCGAAGCAGCGTGTTAGTCCCGCCCTCACCCTGGTCCCCGAAAACAGGAATGGGACTGAAGCTCCGCCCACAAACAGCCAAATGCCCAAGCAAGCCAATAAGGCACGAAGGGGCGTGGCCAAGGCTCGATGACGGAGAGGCTTCAGCACGGCCAGCCAACGGAGCACGCTCAGTCCAGTAAGGAAGAGAACGCTGTAGGGAAGAATAGTTAAGACATAGTTTATTAGTTAGGTGTCTTTCTGGGCAACCAGTGTCAACTCACATTCTGATAATTAggttgtgtgtgtactgtacctggTGTATAGGTTGAGATAGaagcaaaacacacacagtcgGCACAGCCAATCAGGAAGGTCCCAGCGAGCGCCTCTGAAGTAGTAGGCCAATCGCAGCGGCAGGGTGAGGGAGAAGCATGCATCTGATAGGGCGAGATTGGTCATGAGGACAGAGGACGCAGACCGTTTGGGCATCAGTCGCAGGAACACAAACAGCGCTCCAATGTTGCTAAGAAACGCCATAGGGAACACCAGTAGGTAGGTGACAGTATAGGCTCGGTACTTAAAGATCTCGTCATCACCACTACAGGACTGGTTGCTATTCAATGCTGTCGTCGTGTGGTTACCAAGGTGAATGATCACTGGCGGAAGGGTGTAGTCGAGCGAGTGGGACGTTTCAAGCCACGGAGctggggagagacacagaggca
The sequence above is drawn from the Salmo salar chromosome ssa22, Ssal_v3.1, whole genome shotgun sequence genome and encodes:
- the LOC106583569 gene encoding cysteinyl leukotriene receptor 2 isoform X2, which gives rise to MAFLSNIGALFVFLRLMPKRSASSVLMTNLALSDACFSLTLPLRLAYYFRGARWDLPDWLCRLCVFCFYLNLYTSVLFLTGLSVLRWLAVLKPLRHRALATPLRALLACLGIWLFVGGASVPFLFSGTRVRAGLTRCFEPRNPASWKMIFVLNYVGMTFGFLIPFITILGCYGCIIHRLTATASSALGLTGSLNRNKIRNQGRRRRRRRSLRLVAMVICTFLLCFLPYHVARSLHLHAVVGRWGCVATVTLQRVLVVTLCLAAANSVVNPLLYYYSGESFRAVIRSASSRQRSFSSSFTQGSLLLSRRKKTTMPTTPTMRDSPLAPPLTLPGSLPDTAIAPPLTLPGSLPDTTLAPPRTLPGSLPDTPLAPPLTLTGSLPDTPLAPPLTLPGSLPDTPLAPPLTLPGSLPDTPLAPPLTFPGSLPDTQSWVEDRF
- the LOC106583569 gene encoding cysteinyl leukotriene receptor 2 isoform X3 encodes the protein MTTPWLETSHSLDYTLPPVIIHLDACFSLTLPLRLAYYFRGARWDLPDWLCRLCVFCFYLNLYTSVLFLTGLSVLRWLAVLKPLRHRALATPLRALLACLGIWLFVGGASVPFLFSGTRVRAGLTRCFEPRNPASWKMIFVLNYVGMTFGFLIPFITILGCYGCIIHRLTATASSALGLTGSLNRNKIRNQGRRRRRRRSLRLVAMVICTFLLCFLPYHVARSLHLHAVVGRWGCVATVTLQRVLVVTLCLAAANSVVNPLLYYYSGESFRAVIRSASSRQRSFSSSFTQGSLLLSRRKKTTMPTTPTMRDSPLAPPLTLPGSLPDTAIAPPLTLPGSLPDTTLAPPRTLPGSLPDTPLAPPLTLTGSLPDTPLAPPLTLPGSLPDTPLAPPLTLPGSLPDTPLAPPLTFPGSLPDTQSWVEDRF
- the LOC106583569 gene encoding cysteinyl leukotriene receptor 2 isoform X1 codes for the protein MTTPWLETSHSLDYTLPPVIIHLGNHTTTALNSNQSCSGDDEIFKYRAYTVTYLLVFPMAFLSNIGALFVFLRLMPKRSASSVLMTNLALSDACFSLTLPLRLAYYFRGARWDLPDWLCRLCVFCFYLNLYTSVLFLTGLSVLRWLAVLKPLRHRALATPLRALLACLGIWLFVGGASVPFLFSGTRVRAGLTRCFEPRNPASWKMIFVLNYVGMTFGFLIPFITILGCYGCIIHRLTATASSALGLTGSLNRNKIRNQGRRRRRRRSLRLVAMVICTFLLCFLPYHVARSLHLHAVVGRWGCVATVTLQRVLVVTLCLAAANSVVNPLLYYYSGESFRAVIRSASSRQRSFSSSFTQGSLLLSRRKKTTMPTTPTMRDSPLAPPLTLPGSLPDTAIAPPLTLPGSLPDTTLAPPRTLPGSLPDTPLAPPLTLTGSLPDTPLAPPLTLPGSLPDTPLAPPLTLPGSLPDTPLAPPLTFPGSLPDTQSWVEDRF